One window from the genome of Dyella sp. A6 encodes:
- a CDS encoding sensor histidine kinase, whose protein sequence is MPAVPSALCRLLARWLSPAPDSLAAQSIRRGKSPWIDAVHLLWTVWIFITPAFDPSAWNLRWCLLTAFSYPVFLCLYAGNIVARRRVSRVYAIGMILLCQMLMPWYPSGLTYFVFGCVMLRVCGMSFRRYLASLLLADMLLLLEGWLLHYPWQATIMIASMTLIIGAIVNAERMSDEKDAELRLSHEEVRRLAATAERERIGRDLHDLLGHTLSLITLKLELSRKLFDRDPAAARREAEEAEQVARHALAEVRSAVTGIRATDLVAELASARLLLGSSQVHLDYGSPPPGLPAEVERSLALVLREAATNIARHAQAGRAQIEWTHQDSELLLCVSDDGRGGVAAEGNGLSGMRERVRALGGRLQIDSSRGRGTRLLIRVPCPVARADAVEASPPADVGTLAPGHAA, encoded by the coding sequence ATGCCTGCTGTCCCGTCCGCGCTGTGCCGCCTGTTGGCCCGCTGGTTGTCGCCGGCGCCGGACTCGCTGGCGGCGCAGAGCATCCGTCGGGGCAAGTCGCCGTGGATCGATGCCGTGCATCTGCTGTGGACGGTGTGGATCTTCATCACGCCAGCGTTCGATCCCTCAGCCTGGAACCTGCGCTGGTGCCTGCTCACGGCATTTTCCTATCCGGTGTTCCTGTGCCTTTATGCTGGGAATATCGTGGCGCGGCGACGGGTGTCGCGGGTCTACGCAATCGGCATGATCCTGCTGTGCCAGATGCTGATGCCGTGGTATCCCAGCGGCCTGACCTACTTCGTGTTCGGTTGCGTGATGCTGCGTGTCTGCGGCATGTCGTTCCGGCGCTACCTGGCCTCGCTGCTGCTTGCCGACATGCTGCTGCTGCTCGAGGGCTGGCTGCTGCATTACCCGTGGCAGGCCACGATCATGATCGCCAGCATGACCCTGATCATCGGTGCGATCGTCAATGCCGAACGCATGAGCGATGAGAAGGACGCCGAGCTGCGGCTTTCGCACGAAGAGGTGCGTCGGCTGGCGGCCACCGCCGAGCGCGAGCGTATCGGCCGCGACCTGCACGACCTGCTCGGCCACACGCTGTCGCTGATCACCCTGAAGCTGGAACTGTCGCGCAAGCTGTTCGATCGCGACCCGGCCGCGGCCCGGCGCGAGGCGGAGGAGGCCGAACAGGTGGCACGCCACGCACTGGCCGAGGTGCGCTCGGCCGTCACCGGCATCCGCGCCACCGATCTGGTCGCCGAGCTGGCCTCGGCGCGACTGCTGCTCGGGTCGTCGCAGGTGCATCTGGATTACGGGTCGCCGCCACCCGGTCTGCCGGCCGAGGTGGAGCGGAGCCTTGCCCTGGTGCTGCGCGAGGCGGCGACCAACATCGCGCGTCACGCACAGGCCGGTCGCGCACAGATCGAATGGACGCATCAGGACAGCGAACTGTTGCTGTGCGTGAGTGACGACGGGCGCGGTGGCGTGGCCGCCGAGGGCAACGGACTGTCCGGCATGCGCGAACGCGTGCGTGCACTGGGCGGCCGGCTGCAGATCGACTCGTCCCGCGGCCGCGGAACCCGCCTGCTGATTCGCGTGCCCTGCCCGGTGGCGCGTGCGGACGCAGTGGAGGCATCGCCGCCCGCCGACGTGGGCACATTGGCGCCGGGGCATGCCGCATGA
- a CDS encoding ABC transporter permease, translating to MNTATYAVVPADAVGMPKGRVLGAYLAEARSECLRYLRNPSFMLPIMLFPGLFYLVFGILMAKANGADAARYLLASYGVFGVMSPGLFGFGVSLALERDGGLLTLKRALPMPPGAYLLGKMLMAMAAAGVVMLMLLAMALGLAHLSLTMVQVGGLLLTGVLGVLPFCALGMFVGTLVKGQGAPAVLQLIYLPMSFLSGLWFPLPMLPKALQQVAPLWPSYHLDRIALAVVGMAQGTCWPHALVLAGFTAVFFMLAARRLRRSG from the coding sequence ATGAACACTGCAACCTATGCCGTGGTGCCCGCCGACGCGGTCGGCATGCCGAAGGGGCGCGTACTTGGCGCTTACCTCGCCGAGGCGCGCAGCGAGTGCCTGCGCTACCTGCGCAATCCGTCTTTCATGCTGCCGATCATGTTGTTCCCGGGGTTGTTCTACCTGGTGTTCGGCATCCTGATGGCAAAGGCCAATGGCGCCGATGCGGCGCGCTACCTGCTGGCCAGCTACGGCGTGTTCGGCGTGATGAGTCCGGGCCTGTTCGGCTTCGGCGTGTCGCTGGCGCTGGAACGTGACGGCGGCCTGCTCACGCTGAAGCGGGCGTTGCCGATGCCACCCGGGGCCTACCTGCTTGGCAAGATGCTGATGGCGATGGCCGCCGCCGGAGTAGTGATGCTGATGTTGCTGGCGATGGCGCTGGGACTGGCGCACCTGTCGCTGACGATGGTGCAGGTCGGCGGGCTGCTGCTGACCGGCGTGCTGGGCGTGCTGCCGTTCTGCGCGCTGGGCATGTTCGTCGGCACCCTGGTCAAGGGGCAGGGGGCGCCGGCCGTATTGCAACTGATCTACCTGCCGATGTCTTTCCTGTCCGGTCTGTGGTTTCCGCTGCCGATGTTGCCGAAGGCGCTGCAGCAGGTCGCGCCGTTGTGGCCGAGCTATCACCTCGACCGCATCGCGCTGGCAGTCGTGGGCATGGCGCAGGGGACGTGCTGGCCGCATGCGCTGGTGCTGGCCGGCTTTACCGCGGTGTTCTTCATGCTGGCCGCGCGGCGTCTGCGCCGGTCCGGTTGA